From Camelus bactrianus isolate YW-2024 breed Bactrian camel chromosome 35, ASM4877302v1, whole genome shotgun sequence, a single genomic window includes:
- the BMI1 gene encoding polycomb complex protein BMI-1 produces MHRTTRIKITELNPHLMCVLCGGYFIDATTIIECLHSFCKTCIVRYLETSKYCPICDVQVHKTRPLLNIRSDKTLQDIVYKLVPGLFKNEMKRRRDFYAAHPSADAANGSNEDRGEVADEDKRIITDDEIISLSIEFFDQNRLDRKVNKDKEKSKEEVNDKRYLRCPAAMTVMHLRKFLRSKMDIPNTFQIDVMYEEEPLKDYYTLMDIAYIYTWRRNGPLPLKYRVRPTCKRMKISHQRDGLTNAGELESDSGSDKANSPAGGIPSTSSCLPSPSTPVQSPHPQFPHISSTMNGTSSSPSGNHQSSFANRPRKSSVNGSSATSSG; encoded by the exons ATGCATCGAACAACCAGAATCAAGATCACTGAGCTAAATCCCCACCTAATGTGTGTGCTTTGTGGAGGGTACTTCATTGACGCCACAACCATAATAGAATGTCTACATTCCT tCTGTAAAACATGTATTGTGCGTTACCTGGAGACCAGCAAGTATTGTCCCATCTGTGATGTCCAAGTTCACAAAACTAGACCCCTACTAAATATAAG GTCAGATAAAACTCTTCAAGATATTGTATACAAATTAGTTCCAGGGCTTTTCAAAA ATGAAATGAAGAGAAGAAGGGATTTTTATGCAGCTCATCCTTCAGCTGATG CTGCCAATGGCTCTAATGAAGATAGAGGAGAAGTTGCAGATGAAGACAAGAGAATTATAACTGATGATGAGATAATAAGTTTATCCATTGAATTCTTTGACCAGAACAG ATTGGATCGGAAAGTAAATAAAGACAAGGAGAAATCTAAGGAGGAG GTGAATGATAAGAGATACTTACGATGCCCAGCAGCAATGACTGTGATGCACCTAAGAAAGTTTCTCAGAAGTAAAATGGACATACCTAATACTTTCCAG ATTGATGTCATGTATGAAGAGGAACCGTTAAAGGACTACTATACACTAATGGACATTGCCTACATTTATACCTGGAGAAGG AATGGTCCGCTTCCTTTGAAATACAGAGTTCGACCtacttgtaaaagaatgaagatCAGTCACCAGAGAGATGGACTGACAAACGCTGGAGAACTGGAAAGTGACTCTGGGAGTGACAAGGCCAACAGCCCAGCAGGAGGCATTCCCTCCACCTCTTCTTGTTTGCCCAGCCCCAGCACTCCAGTCCAGTCTCctcatcctcagtttcctcacatttCCAGTACTATGAATGGAACCAGCAGCAGTCCCAGTGGTAACCACCAATCTTCCTTTGCCAATAGACCTCGAAAGTCTTCAGTAAATGGATCGTCAGCAACTTCGTCTGGTTGA
- the COMMD3 gene encoding COMM domain-containing protein 3 — protein sequence MELSEYVQKGFQMLADPGSFDSNAFTLLLRAAFQSLLDAQADEAVLDHPDLKHIDPVVLKHCHAAAATYILEAGKQRADKSTLSTSLEDCKFDRERIELFCTEYQNNKNSLEILLGSIGRSLPHITDVSWRLEYQIKTNQLHKMYRPAYLVTLNVENTDSRSHPEISFSCNMEQLQDLIGKLKDASKSLERATQL from the exons ATGGAGCTCTCGGAGTATGTGCAGAAAGGCTTCCAGATGCTGGCTGATCCCGGCTCCTTCGACTCCAACGCCTTCACGCTTCTCCTCCGGGCGGCTTTCCAGAGCCTGCTGGACGCCCAGGCGGACGAGGCCGTGTTAG atCACCCAGACTTGAAACATATCGACCCAGTGGTTTTAAAACATTGTCATGCAGCAGCTGCAACTTACATACTGGAGGCTGGAAAGCAAAGAGCTGACAAGTCAACTCTAAG cACCTCTCTGGAAGACTGTAAATTTGATAGAGAGAGAATAGAATTGTTTTGCACGGAATATCAG aaTAATAAGAATTCCCTAGAAATCCTACTGGGAAG TATAGGCAGATCTCTCCCTCACATAACTGATGTTTCTTGGCGCTTGGAATATCAGATAAAg ACGAATCAACTTCATAAGATGTACAGACCTGCGTATTTGGTGACCTTAAATGTAGAG AACACTGATTCCCGATCCCATCCAGAGATTAGTTTTAGTTGCAACATGGAACAGTTACAG GACTTAATAGGGAAACTTAAAGATGCTTCAAAAAGCCTGGAAAGAGCAACTCAGTTGTAA